A segment of the Crassostrea angulata isolate pt1a10 chromosome 10, ASM2561291v2, whole genome shotgun sequence genome:
CATTCCAATTATTCCGGGAACAGATTCTTTACGTTTACGCGTGGCGTCATCACTCGAGTCTTTGACTATTAGGAATCCACGTTGAGGTATGATATTCCCGTTATAATTTACGTCAAGCTCAATGTAACCAATGTAAGGAATAACTAGTCCGTTGGCAGCTTTTACTAAGTAGTTGTAAATGACATGTTGGGTTCACCATCTTTCCAAGCGGCTTGATATACTTTCGATAAAACGTTTCGGTAATTGTAGAAACCATCGAACCAGTGTCAACTAGGCATCTGATATTCAAATCCATCACAGAAATGTTAATCACTGGACACTGTCCTATGATACGACACGAAAATGTAGAGTCCTGTAAACCCCCATCTATTAACGGACTCCCTTTAATAGATGTGACTTGTTTTCCGATGCCCCGGCTGTTGTTTCACTTGGTTTAGAACGACAATTTCTCTGCATATGTCCAACTTTACCGCACTCATAGCACACAGGTGGTGAACGATAAAAATCCCGGTTTTCCTTTGTATGCTGACTGGTTCCGCGATCTCTGATCAAACCGGGTAGAGAGTCGATCTGCTTTTGCTGTGCTTCGAtgattttcaaaagttgttccgTTGTAGGCGAGTCGCTCGGCTGGGTGTTTAAATTATGCTGATCGCTGATCGTGTTCGAATGGGTTGAGTTAGCGGAATCCTTGTCTATCATTTCCTCTTCCTCGCTAAATAGTATAATTTCGTCTCGGAACTTGTGGAAGTCTGTAGGTTCATTACGCAATAGCTTCTTTGCTTCGTTTCTTAACAATGAATCCCGTAGACCATTCGCAAACTTCTCGCACAGCGTAATGTGTTTATTTGGAAATACACTTCTGTCTTTTCTGATAACGTTTTGATATAAATCCAGCAATGCGTATGAATAGTGTCGAATAGTTTCCGATTCTAGCTGATTTCGTTCAAAGAATTTCTGCTGAAGTGACGTCACAGATTCCGGATTGCCGAATGCGACACGAAGACAGTCCAAAATGGCGTGCGGATCCTGTCGTATATCTGGTCGGAATTTGACTTCTTCTTTTGCTTGACCCTCTAGATGTGAATAAATCAAGTCAACTTTTTGAGTATCTGAATATTTTCTTGCTGAAAACGCAATTTCTATGTCATCAATCCAGTCATCAACAGATATGTCAGATTTTGATTTTGGGCGGccacaaaatgtctttatttttcttgtttctGGGATAAAGGTTTGCTTTTCAATGACTTGTTTCGATTGCGATCTATATTTTGCTTCTAGTAATTCCATTTCCAATTCATGGACACGGTGTTGTAATTCCGCTTTCTTCATGGTGATAAGTTTACAATGGTATCAACAGTACTCATGAAAACGATTCACAAAGCGGAAAGTATTAGGGCTTTAACACAGGGAATCGATCGGCATGATATCTACTCACTGACACAATAGCAAGTCGAACAAGTTCTTTCCGATATAAAATTCACTTCAATTAGAAACTTAGctgcatatttggaaaataaattcCTACGGTGGTCAATGCTTGGATATGTTTTCTCGCAGCGCCATGATGTAACCGAGCAGAAAGGAGGCAGATGGTGATTTCAGTCGATTTATTAAGTAGATAAATAAAGCATTGAcctataaacaaagaaataatacatTAGACACAAAATagagttttacatgtacatttatgaaATCTTTGACAATAAGCTACCGTTACTCcagtattcatttataatataaaaacatgttttgtaacaatttaacatttgaaCTTACAAACAAGTTTTAGAAAATACTATGACAAGTTTAACTGCAAAAATACGATAAAGTATAAactttgcaattaaaataaaatgcccTAATCACTAACATGgtagtaaagaaatatataagtaaatataatattaacataCCACAAGATGCAGCAGATACACGCTGGATTGACTGACgatgttgaaaatgaaatactgccTAATTTTACTTAGTTTGAACGGTTACTTATATCAAATAGAGAATTAAATTTATTGgataatgaaaataagaaagacCAATGAAATTAGAGAACCAATGAAAAACGAAAGACTTTACTCAGCCAACTCAATCCAGTGGCGCAGTGTAACTGGcggttatttaaaatttaagactgTGTTTAACAAATACGGataataaaatagataaaacgaataaatacatatagaaatATGTTTGATACTATCACATATGTACGGGGTTATCATGTAGGTATATGTACGGAGTTTTTATGTAGGTATATGTACGGGGTTATCATGTAGGTATATGTACGGGGTTATCATATAGGTATATGTACGGAGTTATCATGTAGGTATATGTACGTGGTTGTTATGTAGGTATATGTACGGAGTTGTTATGTAGGTATATGTACGGAGTTGTTATGTAGGTATATGTACGGGGTTATCATGTAGGTATATGTACGTGGTTGTTATGTAGGTATATGTACAGAGTTATCATGTAGGTATATGTACGGAGTTATCATGTAGGTATATGTACGTAGTTGTTAAGTAGGTATATGTAAGGGCTTATCATGTAGTTATATGTACGTAGTTGTTATGTAGGTATATGTACGGAGTTGTTATGTAGGTATATGTACGGGGTTATCATGTAGGTATATGTACGGGGTTATATCATGTAGATATATGTACGGGGTTATCATGTAGGTATATGTACGTAGTTGTTATGTAGGTATATGTAAGGGCTTATCATGTAGTTATATGTACGTGGTTGTGATGTTGGTATATGTACGGGGTTATCATGTAGGTATATGTACGGAGTTATATCGTGTAGGTATATGTACGGGGTTATCATGTAGGTTTATGTACAGAGTTACCATGTAGGTATATGTACGTGGTTGTTATGTAGGTATATGTACGGGGTTATCGGTATATGTATGGGGTTATCATGTAGGTATATGTACGGAGGTGTTATGTAGGTATATGTACGGAGTTGTTATGTAGGTATATGTACGGGGTTATCATGTAGGTATATGTACGTGGTTATCATGTAGGTATATGTATGGGGTTATCATGTAGGTATATGTACGGAGGTGTTACATAGGTATATGTACGGAGTTGTTATGTAGGTATATGTAGGCTACGGGGTTATCATGTAGGTATATGTACGGGgttatcatgtaggcatatgtatGGGGTTATCATGTAGGTATATGTACGGAGttttcatgtatatgtatgcacGGAGTTGTTATGTAGGTATATGTACAGATTTATCATGTAGGTATATGTACAGAGTTATAATGTAGGTATATGTACGGAGTTGTTATGTAGGTATATGTACGGAGTTGTTATGTAGGTATATGTACGGAGTTGTTATGTAGGTATATGTACGGGGTTATCACGTAGGTATATGTACGGAGTTGTTATGTAGGTATATGTACGGGGTTATCATTAAGGTATATGTACGGGGGTTATCATGTAGGTATATGTACGGGGGTTATCATGTAGGTATATGTACGGAGTTGTTATGTAGGTATATGTACAGAGTTCTCATGTAGGTATATGTACGTGGTTATCATGTAGGTATATGTACGGGGGTTATCATGTAGGTATATGTACGGGGGTTATCATGTAGGTATATGTACGTGGTTGTTATGTTGGTATATGTAAGGGGTTATCATGTAGTTATATGTACGGGGTTGTTATGTGGGTATATGTACAGAGTTATCATGTAGGTATATGTACGGGGTTGTTATGTTGGTATATGTAAGGGGTTATCATGTAGTTATATGTACGTGGTTGTTATGTAGGTATATGTACGTGGTTGTTATGTAGGTATATGTACGTGGTTGTTATGTAGGTATATGTACGGGGTAATCATATAGGTATATGTACGGAGTTGTTATGTAGGTATATGTATAAAGTTATTATGTAGTTAGTCCACTTCTATTACTTAACAATGACATGCTTAATGCTCTTAAAATTCTGACGCATTAAACATTCGTCTTACTTGATATAATGATAGTTTTATATGACTATGATATATAAAGTATTAATGTAAATGCATGTAAcgatataatgatatatttacatttgccaAGTATGGTTCTCTCTagttcttacggaaacttagtCAATTCATagctatagaaacagccaggcTGAAATATACACGCCCCGTTTACCGACTGGTCGAAACCTATAGCTACaacgacctaagaaaaatcacggactgtgCGAAATAAtcatgtcagactcaaagtctcacaggagacgatttggctgtttcttttagcttacGTACTCATGTTCGTGAACactaatttaatgaattttacttatttttataatcaatttatcaattactgaaaagaaagatgtaaatacaaacaattaaatgctttctttgatgattcatgcggattgtgaaggtagcgatcactgcagaaaaaattaacataacccGCTGACGCGGGTTAtctattttttctgcaatgtcacaaCCTTCATAtgatcccgcatgaatcaccagagaaagcattttattgtttgagtAATTTCTGTATTTACACTTACCGATAT
Coding sequences within it:
- the LOC128168204 gene encoding uncharacterized protein LOC128168204, which translates into the protein MKKAELQHRVHELEMELLEAKYRSQSKQVIEKQTFIPETRKIKTFCGRPKSKSDISVDDWIDDIEIAFSARKYSDTQKVDLIYSHLEGQAKEEVKFRPDIRQDPHAILDCLRVAFGNPESVTSLQQKFFERNQLESETIRHYSYALLDLYQNVIRKDRSVFPNKHITLCEKFANGLRDSLLRNEAKKLLRNEPTDFHKFRDEIILFSEEEEMIDKDSANSTHSNTISDQHNLNTQPSDSPTTEQLLKIIEAQQKQIDSLPGLIRDRGTSQHTKENRDFYRSPPVCYECGKVGHMQRNCRSKPSETTAGASENKSHLLKGVR